One genomic window of Mycolicibacterium neoaurum includes the following:
- a CDS encoding DUF402 domain-containing protein: MHPPKREYFDLRAGTNTDPKGIVRDVDVFDVHPWGLYMARPAPGRDQFHYLESWLLPALNLRATVFHFNPGHERDQDFYLDIGDYTAGADGWSAEDHYLDLIVRTGREVVLTDTDELIAAVCEQLVTPAVAEHAITAATTTIDGLARNGYDLDRWLAGHGVVLTWRA; this comes from the coding sequence ATGCACCCGCCCAAACGCGAGTACTTCGACCTGCGCGCCGGCACCAACACCGATCCGAAGGGCATCGTGCGCGATGTCGACGTGTTCGATGTGCACCCCTGGGGTTTGTACATGGCCCGGCCGGCCCCCGGCCGGGACCAGTTCCACTACCTGGAGTCATGGCTGCTGCCCGCGCTGAACCTGCGCGCCACGGTCTTCCATTTCAACCCCGGCCACGAACGCGACCAGGACTTCTACCTCGATATCGGCGACTACACCGCCGGTGCGGACGGTTGGTCGGCCGAAGACCACTATCTCGACCTGATCGTGCGCACCGGTCGCGAGGTCGTCCTCACCGACACCGACGAGCTCATCGCCGCGGTGTGTGAGCAGCTGGTGACCCCGGCGGTCGCCGAGCACGCGATCACCGCCGCCACCACGACCATCGACGGATTGGCCCGCAACGGCTATGACCTGGACCGCTGGCTGGCCGGGCACGGTGTGGTGCTGACGTGGCGGGCGTAA
- the uvrB gene encoding excinuclease ABC subunit UvrB — protein sequence MAFATEHPVLAQSEYRPAADAVDGIVRSGGKFEVVSEYEPAGDQPAAIDDLERRVRAGERDIVLLGATGTGKSATTAWLIERLQRPTLVMAPNKTLAAQLANELREMLPHNAVEYFVSYYDYYQPEAYIAQTDTYIEKDSSINDDVERLRHSATSSLLSRRDVVVVASVSCIYGLGTPQSYLDRSVELKVGDDVPRDGLLRLLVDVQYDRNDIAFTRGSFRVRGDTVEIIPAYEELAIRIEFFGDEVEALYYLHPLTGDVVRKVDSVRIFPATHYVAGPDRMAVAISSIEAELEERLAELEGQGKLLEAQRLRMRTNYDLEMMKQVGFCSGIENYSRHIDGRGPGTAPATLIDYFPEDFLLVIDESHVTVPQIGGMYEGDMSRKRNLVDFGFRLPSAVDNRPLTWEEFAQRIGQTVYLSATPGNYEMAQAGGEFVEQVIRPTGLVDPQVHVKPTKGQIDDLIGEIRLRTERDERVLVTTLTKKMAEDLTDYLLEMGIRVRYLHSEVDTLRRVELLRQLRLGEYDVLVGINLLREGLDLPEVSLVAILDADKEGFLRSPRSLIQTIGRAARNVSGEVHMYADKITDSMKEAIDETERRRAKQIAYNEAHGIDPQPLRKKIADILDQVYREADDTENVEVGGSGRNASRGRRAQGEPGRAVSAGIVEGRDTANMPRAELADLIKDLTEQMMTAARDLQFELAARIRDEIQDLKKELRGMDAAGLK from the coding sequence ATGGCATTCGCTACCGAACATCCTGTGTTGGCGCAGTCGGAATACCGGCCTGCCGCCGACGCGGTCGACGGCATCGTCCGGTCGGGCGGCAAGTTCGAGGTGGTCAGCGAGTACGAACCCGCCGGTGATCAGCCCGCGGCCATCGACGATCTGGAACGCCGGGTCCGCGCAGGCGAGCGCGACATCGTGCTGCTCGGCGCCACCGGCACCGGCAAGTCGGCCACCACCGCCTGGCTGATCGAGCGGCTGCAGCGGCCCACGCTGGTGATGGCGCCCAACAAGACGTTGGCCGCCCAGCTGGCCAACGAGCTGCGGGAAATGTTGCCGCACAACGCCGTCGAGTACTTCGTCTCGTACTACGACTACTACCAGCCCGAGGCGTACATCGCTCAGACCGACACCTATATCGAGAAGGACAGCTCGATCAACGACGATGTCGAGCGGCTGCGGCACTCGGCGACGTCGAGCCTGTTGTCGCGCCGCGATGTCGTGGTGGTGGCATCGGTGTCGTGCATCTACGGTTTGGGCACCCCGCAGTCCTATCTGGACCGCTCGGTCGAGCTCAAGGTCGGCGATGACGTGCCCCGCGACGGACTGCTGCGGCTGCTGGTCGACGTGCAGTACGACCGCAACGACATCGCATTCACCCGGGGCAGCTTCCGGGTGCGCGGTGACACCGTCGAGATCATCCCCGCGTACGAAGAGTTGGCGATCCGCATCGAGTTCTTCGGCGACGAGGTGGAGGCGCTGTACTACCTGCACCCGCTGACCGGTGACGTGGTGCGCAAGGTCGACTCGGTGCGGATCTTCCCCGCCACCCACTACGTCGCGGGACCGGACCGGATGGCCGTGGCGATCTCCAGCATCGAGGCAGAGCTCGAGGAGCGGCTGGCCGAGCTGGAAGGCCAGGGCAAGCTGTTGGAGGCGCAGCGGCTCCGGATGCGCACCAACTACGACCTGGAGATGATGAAGCAGGTCGGGTTCTGTTCCGGTATCGAGAACTATTCGCGACATATCGACGGCCGAGGTCCCGGCACCGCGCCGGCCACCCTCATCGACTATTTCCCGGAAGACTTCCTGCTCGTCATCGACGAGTCCCATGTCACGGTGCCGCAGATCGGCGGCATGTACGAGGGCGATATGTCGCGCAAGCGCAATCTCGTCGATTTCGGGTTCCGGTTGCCCTCGGCGGTGGACAACCGCCCGCTGACCTGGGAGGAGTTCGCCCAGCGCATAGGGCAGACGGTCTATCTGTCGGCCACCCCGGGCAATTACGAGATGGCCCAGGCCGGTGGTGAGTTCGTTGAGCAGGTCATCCGCCCGACCGGGCTTGTCGATCCGCAGGTGCACGTCAAGCCGACCAAGGGCCAGATCGACGATCTGATCGGCGAGATCCGGCTGCGCACCGAGCGCGACGAGCGCGTGCTGGTCACGACGCTGACCAAGAAGATGGCCGAAGACCTCACCGACTACCTGTTGGAGATGGGTATCCGGGTGCGGTATCTGCACTCCGAGGTCGACACCCTGCGTCGGGTGGAGCTGCTGCGGCAGTTGCGGCTCGGTGAGTACGACGTGCTTGTCGGTATCAACCTGCTTCGAGAGGGCCTGGACCTGCCCGAGGTGTCGCTGGTGGCGATCCTCGACGCGGACAAGGAGGGTTTCCTGCGGTCGCCGCGCAGCCTCATCCAGACGATCGGTCGCGCCGCGCGCAACGTGTCCGGCGAGGTGCACATGTACGCCGACAAGATCACCGACTCGATGAAAGAGGCGATCGACGAGACCGAGCGTCGCCGCGCCAAGCAGATCGCCTATAACGAGGCCCACGGCATTGATCCGCAGCCGCTGCGCAAGAAGATCGCCGACATCCTCGACCAGGTGTACCGCGAGGCCGACGATACCGAGAACGTCGAGGTCGGCGGGTCGGGCCGCAACGCCTCGCGCGGCAGGCGCGCGCAGGGTGAACCTGGGCGCGCCGTCAGTGCCGGCATCGTGGAGGGCCGTGATACGGCGAACATGCCGCGCGCCGAGCTCGCCGATCTGATCAAGGATCTGACCGAGCAGATGATGACCGCCGCGCGAGATCTGCAGTTCGAGCTGGCAGCGCGTATCCGCGACGAGATCCAGGACCTGAAGAAGGAGTTGCGCGGCATGGATGCCGCCGGGTTGAAGTAG
- a CDS encoding cellulase family glycosylhydrolase, protein MPPTPRVVAHEVVNVAAIVESPSTVGMADSNIYFTDSLEQVIEHLDLIESLGVKNVRLLVPWIFVQPTDPMGAPVDWEADLDWAKLDQIVYEADRRGMGILGVLQWSPDWATDGPTGSGHPSDVQDFADFAAAVADRYRDKITAYEVWNEPNASFFWNPIDPVEYTRLLQATYTSLKSVSPDITVVGAVVSATLTWGDATMNAVDFVEAMYAAGADGFFDAISIHPYNFDTKFSEQDDLDWRELMPLFQIQKIRELMDQHQQPGEEQLKIWISEYGLPTSVVTPEKQLAFITDLLNAWQSFSGGGPIFMYTTKDDMNAIGDERFFGLFDEYGNFKGSPEALRDFQRLIDCLDGCSPGNPGNPSNPLGSLLELIQHVVTQVLSFVPNLVAGVVSAVTNLLGSILGGLSGASTATEPVGVGAGMRAMAAEQAGTDAVAEVDGPEALAAAPSLGGAVTEPLGDAVADELPVAGEETVGGVGVEPVTDSLSADPVVGEPVLEPVVEAPVQEAPEVDEPAVDVPVVDEPVVDVPAVDESVVEEPVIEVPVVEEPVIETPSLEPVLEPADDPSESTVTEETTPTRAESEQSEASIRVELTRPSSRSSTDDSFEDKTDRPTVGREPSRTEASAVEPGMRSSERPVGRENDGATGVTGDKGSNDHAEHNSGTSSPSVAD, encoded by the coding sequence ATGCCCCCCACCCCTCGCGTGGTTGCTCACGAGGTCGTCAATGTCGCTGCGATCGTGGAATCACCGTCGACCGTCGGCATGGCGGACTCGAACATCTACTTCACCGACAGCCTCGAGCAAGTGATCGAGCATCTCGATCTGATCGAGTCGCTCGGCGTGAAGAACGTCCGGCTGCTGGTGCCGTGGATTTTCGTCCAACCCACCGACCCCATGGGCGCTCCGGTCGACTGGGAGGCCGACCTCGACTGGGCCAAGCTCGATCAGATCGTCTACGAGGCGGACCGTCGGGGAATGGGCATCCTCGGTGTCCTGCAATGGTCGCCCGACTGGGCGACCGATGGCCCGACCGGCAGCGGGCATCCGTCCGATGTGCAGGACTTCGCCGACTTCGCGGCCGCCGTCGCTGATCGGTATCGCGACAAGATCACCGCCTACGAGGTGTGGAATGAGCCGAACGCCTCGTTCTTCTGGAATCCCATCGACCCGGTCGAGTACACCCGGCTGTTGCAGGCGACCTACACCTCGCTCAAGTCGGTCAGTCCGGATATCACCGTGGTCGGCGCCGTCGTGAGCGCCACCCTCACCTGGGGCGATGCCACGATGAACGCCGTCGACTTCGTGGAGGCGATGTACGCCGCCGGCGCCGACGGGTTCTTCGACGCGATCTCGATCCACCCGTACAACTTCGACACCAAGTTCTCCGAGCAGGACGATTTGGACTGGCGCGAATTGATGCCGCTGTTCCAGATCCAGAAGATCCGCGAGTTGATGGATCAGCATCAGCAACCGGGCGAGGAACAACTCAAGATCTGGATCAGTGAATACGGTCTGCCGACCAGCGTCGTCACCCCGGAGAAGCAGCTGGCGTTCATCACCGATCTGCTGAATGCGTGGCAATCGTTCTCCGGCGGCGGTCCGATCTTCATGTACACGACCAAAGACGATATGAACGCCATCGGCGACGAACGTTTCTTCGGCTTGTTCGACGAATACGGGAACTTCAAGGGCAGCCCCGAGGCGCTGCGTGACTTCCAGCGGCTGATCGATTGCCTGGACGGGTGCTCGCCCGGCAATCCGGGTAACCCGTCGAATCCGTTGGGCTCGTTGCTGGAACTCATCCAGCACGTCGTGACCCAGGTGCTGAGCTTCGTGCCGAACCTGGTGGCCGGTGTGGTGTCGGCGGTGACCAACCTGTTGGGGTCGATCCTCGGCGGGCTCTCCGGTGCGAGCACCGCGACCGAACCGGTCGGTGTGGGCGCGGGCATGCGGGCCATGGCGGCCGAGCAGGCCGGGACGGACGCAGTGGCGGAGGTCGATGGACCGGAGGCCCTCGCCGCCGCACCGTCGCTCGGCGGGGCGGTCACCGAACCGCTGGGTGACGCAGTGGCGGACGAATTGCCCGTCGCCGGTGAGGAAACCGTTGGTGGGGTGGGTGTCGAACCGGTGACCGATTCGTTGTCGGCGGATCCCGTTGTCGGCGAACCTGTTCTGGAACCCGTTGTCGAAGCGCCTGTCCAGGAAGCCCCGGAAGTGGATGAGCCCGCAGTGGACGTGCCTGTTGTGGACGAGCCGGTGGTCGACGTGCCTGCGGTGGACGAGTCCGTGGTGGAGGAGCCCGTCATCGAGGTGCCGGTGGTGGAGGAGCCCGTCATCGAAACCCCGTCGCTGGAACCGGTTCTCGAACCGGCCGATGATCCGTCGGAGTCCACCGTCACCGAGGAGACCACCCCGACGCGCGCCGAGTCGGAGCAATCCGAGGCATCGATCCGGGTTGAGCTCACCAGGCCCTCGAGTCGGTCGTCGACGGACGACAGCTTCGAGGACAAGACCGACCGCCCGACGGTGGGCCGGGAGCCGAGTCGCACCGAGGCCAGCGCCGTCGAACCGGGGATGCGGTCCTCGGAGCGTCCGGTGGGGCGGGAGAACGACGGTGCGACCGGAGTGACGGGAGATAAGGGAAGTAACGATCACGCCGAGCACAACTCTGGGACATCGTCGCCGTCGGTGGCAGATTGA
- a CDS encoding PrsW family intramembrane metalloprotease, which yields MPALTPPSHLPIWPPTVRKVGAPLAVIIGLSVIVGLLMILLTATNPVGTAIGFVLSSIAITVVVLCYLWLDRWEPEPPRLLILAFLWGASVAIILSLVLELWADAVFIPTPGLPEGFESTALRAPIIEEAAKGLFLLIMMTGRRRHELNSLTDCLVYAGLVGAGFAWFEDILYIANSESLAGSLVTAALRLIMAPFAHSLFVSALAVGVYFALHRRNPLAKLGCIVAGYAGAVVLHAMWNGSSVISIEAYFLVYVFWMMPVFVLAIWLAVKSRHREQQVVAAKLPNMVAAGLVTANEASWLRSIRTRKLAVAEVTRHGGKAAGKAVKGFASQVVELAFVRDRIDRGFGDARVHAMLTEEAHRVHAARAATPELQHLAAYRIPGL from the coding sequence GTGCCCGCGCTGACGCCACCTTCGCACCTGCCGATCTGGCCGCCGACCGTCCGCAAGGTCGGCGCCCCGCTCGCGGTGATCATCGGCCTGAGCGTCATCGTCGGGTTGCTGATGATCCTGCTCACCGCGACCAACCCGGTGGGCACCGCCATCGGGTTTGTACTGTCCAGCATCGCGATCACCGTGGTGGTGCTGTGTTATCTGTGGCTGGACCGCTGGGAGCCCGAGCCGCCGCGGCTGCTGATCCTGGCCTTTCTGTGGGGCGCCTCGGTCGCGATCATCCTGTCCCTGGTCCTTGAGCTGTGGGCCGACGCCGTGTTCATTCCGACCCCGGGCCTGCCGGAGGGTTTCGAGTCGACCGCGTTGCGCGCGCCGATCATCGAGGAAGCCGCCAAGGGGCTGTTCCTGCTGATCATGATGACCGGCCGACGCCGCCACGAACTGAACTCGCTGACCGACTGCCTGGTGTACGCCGGCCTGGTCGGAGCGGGCTTCGCCTGGTTCGAGGACATCCTCTACATCGCCAACAGCGAATCGTTGGCCGGTTCGCTGGTGACCGCGGCGCTGCGGCTGATCATGGCGCCGTTCGCCCATTCACTGTTCGTCTCGGCGCTGGCCGTCGGTGTCTACTTCGCACTGCACCGGCGCAACCCGTTGGCCAAGCTGGGCTGCATCGTGGCCGGTTATGCCGGCGCGGTGGTGTTGCACGCGATGTGGAACGGGTCGTCGGTGATCAGCATCGAGGCGTACTTCCTGGTGTACGTGTTCTGGATGATGCCGGTATTCGTGCTGGCGATCTGGCTGGCGGTCAAGAGCAGGCACCGTGAGCAGCAGGTGGTGGCCGCGAAGCTGCCGAACATGGTGGCCGCCGGGCTGGTGACCGCCAACGAGGCCAGCTGGTTACGGTCGATCCGCACCCGCAAGCTGGCCGTCGCCGAGGTCACCAGGCATGGCGGCAAGGCCGCCGGCAAGGCGGTAAAGGGTTTCGCCTCCCAGGTCGTGGAGTTGGCCTTCGTACGGGACCGGATCGACCGCGGATTCGGTGACGCCCGCGTGCACGCGATGCTCACCGAGGAAGCTCATCGCGTGCATGCTGCGCGGGCCGCCACCCCGGAGCTGCAGCATCTGGCCGCCTACCGGATACCCGGCCTCTGA
- a CDS encoding MFS transporter, whose protein sequence is MTDTHISTDSGWRALLGPKHLGVSTVLAGGVALYATNEFLTISLMPSAVAEIGGQRFYAWVMTVYLVASVAAATTVSAVLARLGPRSAYLGALTVFGLAGIACALAPTMELLLVGRTVQGGAGGLLAGLGYAVINTALPQALWTRASALVSAMWGVGTLLGPAAGGMFAQFASWRWAFGALVILTAVIAALVPISLPKRSGGDRVAPSKIPVRSLVLLGSAALLVSVAGLASDLLMTGLILASSVALIGAFIIVDRRAARAVDNQTTGKSVLPRTAFRRGPLKWMYVTLGLLMASTMVDMYVPLFGQRLAQLAPLAAGFLGVALAVGWTISEILSASADRRAVVVRIVVASPLVMIAGLVGSAVVVEHAMTGWSVGLWVAALVVTGTGIGMAWPHLSAWAMGGVDDPAEGPVAAAAINTVQLICGAFGAGLAGVVVNHSAADDVHAARVLFIVFAVLACAAVIAAWRATRRDGRIRDSDGISHRKTGVEK, encoded by the coding sequence GTGACCGACACCCACATCTCGACCGATAGCGGCTGGCGTGCGTTGCTGGGCCCGAAACACCTTGGCGTCTCGACGGTTCTGGCGGGCGGGGTGGCGCTGTACGCCACCAACGAGTTCCTGACCATCAGCCTGATGCCCAGCGCGGTCGCCGAGATCGGCGGGCAGCGCTTCTACGCGTGGGTGATGACGGTGTACCTCGTCGCCTCGGTGGCGGCCGCGACGACCGTCAGCGCGGTGCTGGCGCGACTCGGCCCCCGGTCGGCGTATCTCGGTGCATTGACGGTCTTCGGGCTGGCGGGTATCGCCTGTGCGCTGGCGCCGACGATGGAACTGCTGTTGGTGGGCCGCACCGTCCAGGGCGGGGCCGGCGGCCTACTGGCGGGGCTGGGCTACGCGGTGATCAACACCGCGTTACCGCAGGCGTTGTGGACGCGCGCCTCGGCGCTGGTATCGGCGATGTGGGGGGTGGGCACGCTACTGGGCCCGGCGGCCGGTGGGATGTTCGCCCAGTTCGCTTCGTGGCGTTGGGCTTTCGGCGCTCTGGTGATACTGACCGCGGTGATCGCCGCGCTGGTGCCGATATCACTGCCCAAACGCAGCGGTGGTGATCGGGTCGCGCCAAGCAAGATTCCGGTTCGGTCCCTGGTGCTGTTGGGTTCCGCGGCCCTGCTGGTCAGCGTCGCAGGTCTGGCGTCCGACCTGCTCATGACCGGTCTGATCCTCGCGTCGAGTGTGGCGCTGATCGGTGCGTTCATCATCGTCGATCGCCGGGCGGCGCGGGCGGTGGACAACCAGACCACCGGCAAATCTGTCCTGCCGCGCACGGCTTTCCGGCGCGGGCCGCTGAAGTGGATGTACGTGACCCTCGGTCTGCTGATGGCCTCGACCATGGTGGACATGTATGTCCCGCTGTTCGGTCAGCGGCTCGCGCAGCTGGCGCCGCTGGCGGCGGGTTTTCTGGGTGTGGCGCTGGCTGTGGGCTGGACCATCAGCGAGATCCTGAGCGCCTCGGCCGATCGGCGGGCAGTCGTGGTGCGGATCGTGGTCGCCTCCCCACTGGTGATGATCGCCGGGCTGGTGGGTTCGGCCGTGGTGGTCGAGCATGCGATGACGGGTTGGTCGGTCGGGTTGTGGGTGGCGGCGCTGGTGGTCACCGGAACGGGGATCGGGATGGCCTGGCCGCACCTGTCGGCATGGGCGATGGGCGGTGTCGACGATCCTGCGGAGGGTCCTGTCGCGGCCGCGGCCATCAACACCGTCCAGTTGATCTGCGGTGCGTTCGGGGCCGGTCTGGCGGGCGTCGTCGTCAACCACTCGGCGGCCGACGATGTGCACGCCGCCCGGGTGCTGTTCATCGTGTTCGCGGTGCTGGCGTGCGCGGCCGTCATCGCGGCGTGGCGCGCCACCCGACGGGACGGACGCATCCGTGATTCAGACGGCATCTCACATCGCAAGACAGGTGTCGAGAAGTGA
- the rpsA gene encoding 30S ribosomal protein S1, which produces MPSPSVTSPQVAVNDIGSAEDFLAAIDKTIKYFNDGDIVEGTIVKVDRDEVLLDIGYKTEGVIPSRELSIKHDVDPNEVVSVGDEVEALVLTKEDKEGRLILSKKRAQYERAWGTIEELKEKDEAVKGTVIEVVKGGLILDIGLRGFLPASLVEMRRVRDLQPYIGKEIEAKIIELDKNRNNVVLSRRAWLEQTQSEVRSEFLNQLTKGAIRKGVVSSIVNFGAFVDLGGVDGLVHVSELSWKHIDHPSEVVTVGDEVTVEVLDVDMDRERVSLSLKATQEDPWRHFARTHAIGQIVPGKVTKLVPFGAFVRVEEGIEGLVHISELSERHVEVPDQVVQVGDDAMVKVIDIDLERRRISLSLKQANEDYTEEFDPSKYGMADSYDDAGNYIFPEGFDADTNEWLEGFDKQRTEWEARYAEAERRHKMHTAQMEKFAAAEAEEAARPSSSSSSSRSEGESAGGSLASDAQLAALREKLAGNA; this is translated from the coding sequence ATGCCAAGTCCCTCCGTCACTTCCCCGCAGGTAGCCGTCAACGACATCGGCTCCGCGGAAGACTTCCTCGCCGCTATCGACAAGACCATCAAGTACTTCAACGATGGCGACATCGTCGAAGGGACCATCGTCAAGGTGGACCGCGACGAGGTCCTGCTCGATATCGGCTACAAGACCGAAGGTGTCATTCCTTCCCGCGAACTGTCCATCAAGCACGACGTCGACCCCAACGAGGTCGTTTCCGTGGGCGATGAGGTCGAAGCCCTGGTCCTCACCAAGGAGGACAAGGAAGGCCGTCTGATCCTGTCCAAGAAGCGCGCTCAGTACGAGCGTGCCTGGGGCACCATCGAAGAGCTCAAGGAGAAGGACGAGGCCGTCAAGGGCACCGTCATCGAGGTTGTCAAGGGCGGCCTGATCCTCGATATCGGCCTGCGCGGCTTCCTGCCCGCCTCGCTGGTGGAGATGCGTCGCGTCCGCGATCTGCAGCCGTACATCGGCAAGGAGATCGAGGCCAAGATCATCGAGCTCGACAAGAACCGCAACAACGTGGTTCTGAGCCGTCGCGCCTGGCTGGAGCAGACGCAAAGCGAAGTTCGTAGTGAATTCTTGAACCAGCTCACCAAGGGTGCCATCCGCAAGGGTGTCGTGTCCTCGATCGTCAACTTCGGCGCCTTCGTCGATCTCGGCGGCGTCGACGGCCTGGTGCACGTCTCCGAGCTGTCTTGGAAGCACATCGACCACCCGTCCGAGGTCGTCACCGTGGGCGACGAGGTCACCGTCGAGGTGCTCGACGTCGACATGGATCGCGAGCGGGTTTCGCTGTCGCTCAAGGCGACTCAGGAAGATCCGTGGCGCCACTTCGCCCGCACCCACGCCATCGGGCAGATCGTGCCGGGCAAGGTCACCAAGCTGGTGCCCTTCGGTGCGTTCGTCCGCGTCGAAGAGGGCATCGAGGGCCTGGTGCACATCTCGGAGCTCTCCGAGCGCCACGTCGAGGTCCCGGACCAGGTGGTCCAGGTCGGCGACGACGCCATGGTCAAGGTCATCGACATCGACCTGGAGCGCCGCCGCATCTCGCTGAGCCTCAAGCAGGCCAACGAGGACTACACCGAGGAGTTCGATCCCTCGAAGTACGGCATGGCCGACAGCTACGACGATGCGGGGAACTACATCTTCCCCGAGGGCTTCGATGCCGACACCAACGAGTGGCTCGAGGGCTTCGACAAGCAGCGCACCGAATGGGAGGCCCGGTACGCCGAGGCCGAGCGTCGGCACAAGATGCACACAGCGCAGATGGAGAAGTTCGCCGCTGCCGAGGCCGAAGAGGCTGCCCGCCCGTCGTCCTCCAGCAGCTCGTCGCGCTCCGAGGGTGAGTCGGCCGGCGGTTCGCTGGCCAGCGACGCCCAGCTGGCCGCTCTGCGGGAGAAGCTTGCAGGCAACGCCTAG
- the coaE gene encoding dephospho-CoA kinase, which yields MLRIGLTGGIGAGKSTVSSTFSELGAIIVDGDVIAREVVEPGTEGLAALVDAFGHEILHAEGPDAGALNRPALAAVAFSDEDKRQTLNGIVHPLVAHRRSELIAAASEDAVIVEDIPLLVESQMAPLFPLVIIVNADVELRVARLIEYRGFSEADARARIAAQATEDQRRRVADIWLDNSGSPGALVEQARALWHERILPFAHNLQAGHPARRDAAVVPYDPSWPDQAQRIVARLNTACGHRATRIDHIGSTAVPGMDAKDVIDVQVTVPSLEVADELADALRTAGYPRVAGVDADTVHGDDQSMWRKRFHASADPGRATNVHLRVQGWPNQQFALLFVDWLRANPGVRQDYLAAKRRALTAPDYAEAKEPWFLDAYHRAAEWAKTTGWSS from the coding sequence GTGCTTCGAATCGGACTGACCGGCGGTATCGGCGCCGGCAAATCGACGGTGTCCTCCACCTTCAGCGAGTTGGGCGCGATCATCGTCGACGGCGACGTCATCGCCCGAGAGGTCGTGGAACCCGGCACCGAAGGTCTGGCCGCGCTGGTCGATGCGTTCGGCCACGAAATTCTGCACGCCGAGGGCCCCGATGCCGGCGCGCTGAATCGCCCCGCGCTGGCCGCCGTCGCGTTCAGCGACGAGGACAAGCGTCAGACGCTCAACGGCATCGTGCATCCGTTGGTGGCGCACCGACGTTCGGAGTTGATCGCCGCGGCCTCCGAGGATGCCGTCATCGTCGAGGACATCCCGCTGCTCGTCGAGTCGCAGATGGCACCGCTGTTCCCGCTGGTCATCATCGTCAACGCCGATGTCGAACTGCGGGTCGCCCGGCTCATCGAGTATCGCGGCTTCAGCGAGGCCGACGCCCGGGCACGCATCGCGGCCCAGGCAACCGAGGATCAGCGCCGCAGGGTGGCCGATATCTGGCTGGACAACTCCGGTTCACCGGGCGCGCTCGTCGAGCAGGCCCGCGCCCTGTGGCATGAGCGCATCCTGCCGTTCGCGCACAATCTGCAGGCCGGGCACCCCGCACGGCGCGATGCGGCGGTCGTGCCCTACGACCCGAGCTGGCCGGACCAGGCGCAGCGCATTGTCGCCCGGCTGAACACGGCGTGCGGACATCGCGCGACGCGTATCGATCACATCGGTTCGACCGCGGTCCCGGGAATGGACGCCAAGGACGTCATCGACGTCCAGGTGACGGTGCCGTCATTGGAGGTCGCCGACGAACTGGCCGACGCGTTGCGCACGGCCGGTTACCCGAGAGTGGCCGGCGTCGACGCAGACACCGTGCACGGCGACGACCAGTCGATGTGGCGCAAGCGGTTTCACGCCTCGGCCGATCCGGGTCGTGCCACCAATGTGCACCTTCGGGTGCAGGGTTGGCCCAATCAGCAGTTCGCGCTGCTGTTCGTCGACTGGTTGCGCGCCAACCCCGGTGTCCGCCAGGACTATCTGGCCGCCAAGCGGCGGGCACTGACGGCACCGGACTACGCCGAGGCCAAGGAGCCGTGGTTCCTGGACGCCTACCACCGCGCCGCCGAGTGGGCGAAGACCACCGGTTGGAGCAGCTGA